A window of the Plutella xylostella chromosome 11, ilPluXylo3.1, whole genome shotgun sequence genome harbors these coding sequences:
- the LOC125489172 gene encoding zinc finger protein 569-like: MNVEQSGFYINDPNNETPDSYPSSNDGQTFKMEPLSDGSDCDETTSHVKRTNIVITAFICDRCKQIFGSEKILLEHHSQCKVNPRTLAGNLNINDPRKLWKKQFKTSAKPKKIIECEICQKRFRQIADLTNHMRSHTGEKPFLCEVCQRTFSQQSNLKVHMRVHSNERPFECDVCDKRFTLMTHKVIHMKSHTIERPHECEMCKKRFAHLSAKITHMKSHTGEKPNKCDSCDKGFTTVGSLRRHQKVHTSETSVLNQLTDLVVTKVEAQSEK, translated from the exons ATGAATGTTGAACAAAGTggattttatataa ATGACCCAAACAACGAAACCCCAGACAGTTATCCTTCAAGCAATGACGGCCAAACATTCAAGATGGAGCCACTGAGCGATGGCAGCGACTGCGACGAAACCACCAGCCACGTCAAAAGAACCAACATAGTCATTACAGCATTTATCTGTGATCGGTGCAAGCAAATCTTTGGCTCAGAGAAAATACTGTTAGAACACCACTCCCAATGCAAAGTGAATCCGAGAACACTGGCTGGTAATTTGAACATAAACGACCCTAGAAAACTGTGGAAGAAACAATTCAAGACATCAGCGAAGCCGAAGAAGATTATCGAGTGTGAAATATGTCAGAAACGATTCCGGCAAATAGCCGACTTGACTAACCACATGCGATCGCACACGGGCGAGAAGCCGTTCCTGTGTGAAGTGTGCCAGAGAACCTTCAGCCAACAGTCTAACTTGAAGGTCCACATGAGAGTCCACTCCAACGAGAGACCGTTCGAGTGCGATGTTTGCGACAAACGATTCACGCTAATGACCCACAAAGTCATCCACATGAAATCGCACACGATTGAAAGGCCACacgagtgtgaaatgtgcaagaAAAGGTTTGCTCACTTGTCCGCTAAGATTACGCACATGAAATCTCATACCGGCGAGAAGCCGAACAAGTGTGATTCGTGCGATAAAGGATTCACGACGGTGGGTAGCTTGAGGCGCCACCAAAAAGTTCACACGTCTGAAACAAGTGTTCTCAATCAACTAACTGATTTGGTAGTTACTAAAGTAGAGGCTCAAAGTGAGAAATAA